A region from the Vicia villosa cultivar HV-30 ecotype Madison, WI linkage group LG3, Vvil1.0, whole genome shotgun sequence genome encodes:
- the LOC131659281 gene encoding uncharacterized protein LOC131659281 produces MAALHIGGDGSPRQIEVNRLLLEALTAKMREMMIEKTEAIHARIDQLENQQNNTDEEERARRRRMGRPREEILSGIKIKVPTFQGKNDPEAYLEWETKIEQIFACNTYSNVQKVQVAALEFTEYALVWWDQNVKDKRRYDEPAIDTWEEMKIIMRRRFVPSYYHRDLNNKLQRLTQGSKSVGEYYTEMEVAKIKANVEEDNEATMARFLHGLNRDISDMVELHHYVEVDDLVHQAIQVEQQLKRKGLGRRSATTFDSQSWKDKTKKDGASSSKESTVENKGKTITPASSVSTNKNVKCF; encoded by the exons atggccGCTTTACATATCG GTGGTGATGGTAGCCCTCGTCAAATAGAAGTTAATAGACTATTGTTGGAAGCTCTCACAGCTAAAATGAGAGAGATGATGATAGAAAAAACGGAGGCAATTCATGCGAGGATTGATCAATTAGAAAACCAACAAAATAATACTGATGAGGAGGAAAGAGCAAGGAGAAGGAGGATGGGTAGGCCTAGAGAGGAAATATTGAGTGGTATAAAAATTAAAGTTCCAACCTTTCAAGGGAAAAATGATCCAGAGGCTTATTtagagtgggaaacaaaaatcgAACAAATTTTTGCTTGTAACACTTATAGTAATGTTCAAAAAGTGCAGGTTGCTGCCCTTGAATTTACAGAATATGCCTTGGTGTGGTGGGATCAAAATGTCAAAGACAAGAGAAGATATGATGAACCAGCCATTGACACTTGGGAGGAgatgaaaataattatgagaagaAGATTTGTTCCTTCCTATTACCATAGGGACTTGAATAATAAATTACAACGGCTCACTCAAGGTTCTAAAAGTGTTGGTGAATATTACACAGAGATGGAGGTTGCAAAGATAAAAGCAAATGTGGAGGAAGATAACGAAGCAACAATGGCAAGATTTCTTCATGGCCTAAATCGTGACATAAGTGACATGGTGGAGCTGCATCATTATGTGGAAGTAGATGATTTGGTGCATCAAGCTATCCAGGTAGAACAACAGCTCAAGAGAAAGGGTCTAGGAAGGAGAAGCGCAACTACTTTCGATTCTCAAAGTTGGAAGGATAAAACAAAGAAGGACGGTGCTTCATCATCTAAGGAATCCACAGTTGAAAACAAAGGTAAAACTATTACCCCTGCTTCAAGTGTTTCAACTAACAAAAATGTTAAGTGTTTCTAG